The following are encoded together in the Pseudomonas maumuensis genome:
- a CDS encoding GNAT family N-acetyltransferase, translated as MPDPRSFPSDLCLDSPRLQLRPMRHGDAQQWLTIMADPEVMRYWYHAPWQTLAEAESALAADREAYAAGQLLKLGMYRRDNGELIGMVQLFNLEEGSRRGEIGYCLAKSAQGRGYMDEALTCFIDYLAHTLHLRRLEAEIDPRNQGSARTLERQGFVLEGTLRARWCVAGELSDSGLYGLLLEPPVA; from the coding sequence GTGCCCGACCCCCGCAGTTTCCCCAGCGACCTGTGCCTCGACAGCCCACGCCTGCAGCTGCGCCCCATGCGCCATGGCGATGCGCAGCAGTGGCTGACCATCATGGCCGACCCGGAAGTGATGCGTTACTGGTACCACGCCCCCTGGCAGACCCTGGCCGAGGCCGAGAGCGCCCTGGCCGCCGACCGCGAGGCCTATGCCGCCGGCCAGTTGCTCAAGCTGGGCATGTACCGCCGAGACAACGGCGAGTTGATCGGCATGGTCCAGCTGTTCAACCTCGAAGAGGGCTCGCGCCGGGGCGAGATCGGCTACTGCCTGGCCAAGTCCGCCCAGGGCCGGGGCTACATGGACGAAGCGCTGACCTGCTTCATCGACTACCTCGCCCACACCCTGCACCTGCGCCGCCTGGAGGCGGAAATCGACCCGCGTAACCAGGGCTCGGCGCGCACCTTGGAGCGCCAGGGTTTCGTGTTGGAAGGCACTTTGCGTGCGCGCTGGTGCGTGGCCGGTGAGCTGTCTGACTCGGGGCTTTATGGTCTGCTGCTCGAGCCGCCTGTCGCCTGA
- a CDS encoding putative selenate ABC transporter substrate-binding protein — MLKRPLALAAGLVLSCCAVVAQAADVLRVSAIPDEAPTELLRKFKPLGEYLEQQLGMKVQFVPVADYPAVVESLASNRLDLAWLGGFTFVQVHLKDPTATPLVQREQDAQFTSKFITANPEVKSLADLKGKTFAFGSISSTSGSLMPRYFMLKEDNIKPESYFSRVAYSGAHDATVAWVAAGKVDAGVLNASVWQKLVDAGKVDTGKVKVFATTPTYYDYNWTVRGNLDPALKEKIKQAFLALDPAKPSDKAILDLQAASRFIETKPENYQGTEQAAREAGLLK; from the coding sequence ATGCTCAAACGCCCACTGGCACTCGCTGCCGGCCTCGTCCTGTCCTGCTGCGCGGTCGTCGCCCAGGCCGCCGATGTCCTGCGCGTCAGCGCCATCCCTGATGAAGCGCCGACCGAACTGCTGCGCAAATTCAAGCCGCTGGGTGAATACCTCGAGCAGCAACTGGGCATGAAGGTGCAGTTCGTGCCGGTCGCCGACTACCCGGCGGTGGTCGAGTCGCTGGCCAGCAATCGCCTGGACCTGGCCTGGCTGGGGGGCTTCACCTTCGTCCAGGTACACCTGAAAGACCCGACCGCCACGCCACTGGTGCAGCGCGAACAGGACGCCCAGTTCACCTCCAAGTTCATCACCGCCAATCCGGAGGTGAAGAGTCTGGCCGACCTGAAGGGCAAGACTTTCGCCTTCGGCTCGATCTCGTCCACCTCCGGCAGTCTGATGCCGCGCTACTTCATGCTCAAGGAAGACAACATCAAGCCTGAGAGCTATTTCAGCCGTGTCGCCTACTCCGGTGCCCATGACGCCACCGTGGCCTGGGTGGCGGCGGGCAAGGTCGATGCAGGCGTACTCAACGCCAGCGTATGGCAGAAACTGGTCGATGCTGGCAAGGTCGATACCGGCAAGGTGAAGGTATTCGCCACCACCCCGACCTACTACGACTACAACTGGACCGTGCGCGGCAATCTGGACCCGGCGCTGAAAGAGAAGATCAAGCAAGCCTTCCTCGCCCTCGATCCGGCAAAACCCTCGGACAAGGCGATCCTCGACCTGCAGGCCGCTAGCCGCTTCATCGAGACCAAGCCTGAGAACTACCAGGGCACCGAGCAGGCCGCACGCGAGGCCGGCCTGCTGAAGTGA
- a CDS encoding DMT family transporter: MPANLFATLPLLIALLAGAAVPFQAGSNAALGRLLGHPLWAAGVSLLVSLLMLVPALLLMRAPLPQVQQLAHAPWWAWFGGVAGVLYITAALVLTPRLGAAGFIVCVVAGQVLSSLLIDQFGLMGLPERPVNLLRLAGVGMIVLGMIVVQWGTAR, translated from the coding sequence ATGCCCGCCAACCTCTTCGCCACCCTCCCCTTGCTCATCGCCCTGCTCGCCGGGGCGGCCGTGCCGTTTCAGGCGGGCAGCAATGCCGCGCTCGGGCGCCTGCTCGGCCATCCGCTATGGGCGGCCGGGGTGTCGTTGCTGGTCAGCCTGCTGATGCTGGTGCCGGCCCTGCTGCTGATGCGCGCGCCTCTGCCACAGGTGCAGCAACTGGCCCATGCGCCCTGGTGGGCCTGGTTCGGCGGGGTTGCCGGGGTGCTCTACATCACCGCCGCGCTGGTGCTGACGCCACGGCTGGGAGCCGCGGGGTTCATCGTTTGCGTGGTGGCCGGGCAGGTGCTGTCGTCGCTGTTGATCGACCAATTCGGCTTGATGGGGTTGCCGGAACGGCCGGTCAACCTGCTGCGGTTGGCCGGGGTGGGGATGATCGTGCTGGGAATGATCGTGGTGCAGTGGGGGACGGCGCGCTAA
- a CDS encoding PhnE/PtxC family ABC transporter permease, translating into MLNADARDPAALPRLLLTLLCLALLWPGLHLSELNPGVLLQAENRQQMASFVGAFWPPAHDADFLVLLWAATLQTLAVATAGMALALLLAVPASLLASRALSLRAASQGGRPGFWSRGLRLPVRGLLVFLRSVPEIVWALLFVRAVGLGPTAGVLAIAITYSGMLGKVYAEIFESVDQRPAHALLQAGSGRLSAFCYGILPNAAAEVVSYTVYRWECAVRASVVMGFVGAGGLGQQIDLSMRMFAGDQVASMLLAFLVLVVLADLLSRLLRGRLA; encoded by the coding sequence ATGCTGAACGCTGACGCCCGCGACCCCGCGGCGCTGCCTCGTCTGCTGCTGACGCTGCTGTGCCTGGCGCTGCTGTGGCCGGGACTTCACCTGAGCGAGCTGAACCCCGGCGTGCTGCTGCAGGCGGAAAACCGTCAACAGATGGCCAGTTTCGTCGGCGCCTTCTGGCCGCCGGCCCATGATGCGGATTTTCTCGTTCTGCTTTGGGCTGCCACGTTGCAGACCTTGGCCGTGGCGACTGCCGGCATGGCCCTGGCCCTGTTGCTGGCGGTGCCGGCCAGTCTGCTGGCCAGCCGCGCGCTGTCACTGCGTGCGGCGTCCCAGGGCGGTCGCCCTGGCTTCTGGTCACGGGGTTTGCGCCTGCCGGTGCGTGGCCTGCTGGTGTTCCTGCGCAGCGTGCCGGAGATCGTCTGGGCGCTGCTATTCGTTCGCGCCGTGGGCCTGGGGCCGACCGCCGGGGTGCTGGCCATCGCCATCACCTACAGCGGCATGCTCGGCAAGGTCTACGCGGAAATCTTCGAGTCGGTGGACCAGCGCCCGGCGCATGCCTTGCTGCAGGCCGGCAGCGGTCGCTTGTCGGCGTTCTGCTACGGCATCCTCCCCAACGCCGCGGCGGAGGTGGTGTCGTACACCGTCTACCGCTGGGAGTGCGCGGTGCGGGCTTCCGTGGTGATGGGCTTCGTCGGTGCCGGTGGCCTGGGGCAGCAGATCGACCTGTCGATGCGCATGTTCGCTGGCGACCAGGTGGCGAGCATGTTGCTGGCGTTCCTGGTGCTGGTGGTGCTGGCCGACCTGCTCAGCCGCCTGCTGCGCGGGAGGCTGGCATGA
- the phnE gene encoding phosphonate ABC transporter, permease protein PhnE codes for MNRAINLLVLLGIAVAVSASFAYLELDLHGVIGNGGLGQMAEYAGRFLQPDLSFEHLRAVGRGALETLAMSGLGTLLAMLLGLLLALPAAGRFGWPLQGVARLLLNALRAVPELVWAALTVLAAGLGPNAGTLALALHTAGVLGRLFAEALENAPPEPAAAIRLQGGSQVAAFCFGTLPNLWPQLLAYSLYRWENNIRMASVLGFVGAGGLGQMLYATLSLFQEAQASTVIVAMLLLVLLVDALSDVLRQRFVRA; via the coding sequence ATGAACCGGGCGATCAACCTGCTGGTGCTGCTGGGAATCGCGGTGGCGGTGAGCGCTTCGTTCGCCTACCTGGAACTGGACCTGCACGGAGTAATCGGTAATGGCGGGCTCGGCCAGATGGCGGAGTACGCCGGACGCTTCCTGCAGCCGGATCTTTCCTTCGAACACTTGCGCGCCGTAGGCCGTGGCGCGCTGGAAACCCTGGCGATGTCTGGGTTGGGTACTTTGCTGGCGATGCTGCTCGGCCTGTTACTGGCGTTGCCCGCCGCCGGTCGCTTCGGTTGGCCGTTGCAGGGCGTGGCGCGGCTGCTGCTCAATGCGCTGCGGGCTGTTCCGGAGCTGGTCTGGGCGGCGCTCACGGTCCTGGCCGCAGGCCTGGGGCCGAATGCCGGCACCTTGGCGCTGGCGCTGCACACCGCCGGGGTACTGGGGCGACTGTTCGCCGAGGCGCTGGAGAATGCACCGCCCGAGCCGGCAGCAGCGATACGCCTGCAGGGCGGCAGCCAAGTGGCGGCCTTCTGCTTCGGCACCTTGCCCAACCTGTGGCCGCAGTTGCTGGCGTACAGCCTGTATCGCTGGGAGAACAACATCCGCATGGCCAGCGTGCTGGGCTTCGTCGGCGCGGGTGGGCTGGGGCAGATGCTCTACGCGACCTTGAGCTTGTTCCAGGAGGCCCAGGCCAGCACGGTGATCGTTGCCATGCTGCTGCTGGTGCTGTTGGTGGATGCCCTGAGCGACGTGCTGCGTCAGCGTTTCGTACGCGCGTGA
- a CDS encoding DUF3077 domain-containing protein, with the protein MSDDFKPGPTQGKTTCLAIFCIQPGIPFDHAFGDLSVLLGCVAHFTTEAEMEGDLMAGSAARILSGLAKGLIDDMELGLNRAR; encoded by the coding sequence ATGAGCGACGACTTCAAACCCGGCCCGACCCAGGGCAAGACCACCTGCCTCGCGATCTTCTGTATCCAGCCCGGCATCCCGTTCGACCACGCCTTCGGCGACCTGTCGGTGTTGCTCGGCTGCGTGGCGCATTTCACCACCGAGGCGGAGATGGAAGGGGACCTCATGGCCGGCAGTGCCGCACGGATTCTCAGTGGGCTGGCCAAGGGGCTGATCGATGACATGGAATTGGGGTTGAATCGAGCGCGGTGA
- a CDS encoding LysR family transcriptional regulator — MDDLRRIDLNLLLTLHALLSEQHVSRAALRLHRSQPAVSHALAQLREIFADPLLVRRGGRLQLTARAESLHAPLQEALQQLDGLLGTPGFEPARARRTFRLAMSDYGARVVLPTLMRQLRREAPGIDLVVSQGSREAMLGQLIDGETDLALGVFPELPTEMAQQVLFEESFVCLADRASLPSRGGLALDSWLARPHVLVAVRPGIDNEIDQALATLGARRRIALTLPHWGVAQSVIAGTDLVLTVARRSLAGARLDPALRQFAPPLAISPFAFAQAWHSRRDGDAGHRWLRTQIQALCVNDDAAGC, encoded by the coding sequence ATGGATGATTTGCGCCGTATCGACCTCAATCTACTGCTGACCCTGCACGCCCTGCTCAGCGAGCAGCATGTCTCGCGTGCGGCATTGCGCCTGCACCGCAGCCAACCGGCGGTCAGCCATGCGTTGGCGCAGTTGCGCGAGATCTTCGCCGATCCGCTGCTGGTGCGACGCGGTGGCCGCCTGCAACTGACTGCCCGCGCCGAATCCCTGCACGCACCTTTGCAGGAGGCTTTGCAGCAACTCGACGGATTGCTCGGCACGCCGGGCTTCGAGCCGGCGCGGGCTCGGCGTACCTTTCGCCTGGCCATGTCCGACTACGGAGCCCGCGTGGTGTTGCCGACGCTGATGCGCCAGCTGCGCCGCGAAGCGCCAGGTATCGACCTGGTGGTGTCCCAGGGCAGCCGCGAAGCGATGCTCGGCCAACTGATCGACGGTGAGACGGACCTGGCGTTGGGTGTGTTTCCCGAGCTGCCGACGGAAATGGCCCAGCAGGTGCTGTTCGAGGAGTCCTTCGTCTGCCTGGCCGACCGCGCCAGCCTGCCGTCCCGTGGCGGCCTGGCGCTGGACTCGTGGCTGGCGCGGCCCCACGTGCTGGTGGCGGTGCGCCCCGGCATCGACAACGAGATCGACCAGGCTCTGGCCACCTTGGGCGCGCGTCGGCGCATCGCCTTGACCCTGCCGCATTGGGGCGTGGCCCAAAGTGTCATTGCCGGGACCGACCTGGTGCTCACCGTGGCCCGGCGCAGCCTCGCCGGTGCTCGCCTGGACCCCGCCCTGCGCCAGTTCGCGCCGCCCCTGGCGATCTCGCCGTTCGCCTTCGCCCAGGCCTGGCACTCGCGGCGCGACGGCGATGCCGGGCACCGCTGGCTGCGGACGCAAATCCAGGCGCTGTGCGTGAACGACGACGCGGCAGGGTGCTAG
- a CDS encoding phosphonate ABC transporter ATP-binding protein, giving the protein MSIRLHEASLRHGKVQALNAVDLRIDKGERVAIIGPSGAGKSSLLHVMATATRPSAGQLDVLDAQPWALSARARQHLRARIGLVHQAPPLPPRQRVVTAVLAGRLGQWSTLRGLLNLVHPGDVPGARQVLAELGLADKLFVQCGQLSGGQLQRVGIARALYQRPEVLLADEPVSAMDPVLADHSLALLNRHAQAHGVTLVASLHAVELALAHFPRVIGIREGRVAFDCPAQAVSESLLEALYANEQLASPVSAGAALSVQIPRC; this is encoded by the coding sequence GTGAGTATTCGTCTGCACGAGGCCAGCCTGCGCCACGGCAAGGTACAGGCCCTGAATGCTGTCGACCTGCGTATCGACAAGGGTGAGCGGGTTGCGATCATCGGGCCCTCCGGGGCCGGTAAATCCAGCCTACTGCACGTGATGGCCACCGCCACCAGGCCCAGCGCCGGGCAGCTCGATGTGCTCGACGCGCAGCCGTGGGCGTTGTCGGCGCGCGCGCGCCAGCACCTGCGCGCGCGTATCGGCCTGGTGCATCAGGCGCCTCCGTTGCCGCCGCGTCAGCGTGTGGTGACGGCGGTGCTGGCCGGTCGGCTGGGGCAATGGAGCACGTTGCGCGGCCTGCTCAACCTGGTGCATCCGGGCGATGTGCCGGGGGCTCGTCAGGTCCTGGCTGAACTGGGGCTGGCGGACAAGCTGTTCGTCCAGTGCGGGCAGTTGTCCGGAGGGCAGCTGCAGCGGGTCGGCATCGCCCGGGCGCTGTACCAGCGTCCGGAGGTGCTGCTGGCCGATGAGCCCGTTTCGGCGATGGACCCGGTCCTGGCCGATCATAGCCTGGCGCTGCTCAACCGGCATGCCCAGGCGCACGGCGTGACGCTGGTCGCCAGCCTGCATGCGGTGGAGCTGGCGCTGGCGCACTTCCCACGGGTCATTGGTATCCGCGAAGGGCGGGTGGCCTTCGACTGCCCGGCCCAGGCGGTGAGCGAAAGCCTGCTCGAGGCGCTGTATGCCAATGAACAGTTGGCCTCGCCGGTCAGTGCGGGAGCGGCCCTTAGCGTGCAGATTCCGCGATGCTGA
- the mnmH gene encoding tRNA 2-selenouridine(34) synthase MnmH: MRPDCTELKQLFLDDVPLMDMRAPIEFTKGAFPGAVNLPLMTDQERQKVGTCYKQQGQAAAITLGHQLVNGAVKQQRLDAWAAFAQAHPDGYLYCFRGGLRSQIVQGWLQEAGIQYPKVVGGYKAMRSVLLETTQQAVQHCDFVLVGGLTGTGKTDVLLQLDNVLDLEGHANHRGSSFGKRATAQPAQIDFENALAIDILKKRDRGIGQFVLEDEGRVVGSCAVPLELYQGMQRYPLVWLEDSFEHRVERILRDYVINLCAEFIAVHGAEAGGALFAERMRQSMTNIYKRLGGERFQRLSALLDQALDEQLRSGDVSLHRGWIEGLLKEYYDPMYAYQRAAKAQRIEFAGDGVQVREYLKARALREQRST, from the coding sequence ATGCGTCCCGACTGCACCGAGCTGAAACAGCTGTTCCTCGACGACGTGCCGCTGATGGACATGCGCGCGCCGATCGAATTCACCAAGGGTGCCTTCCCCGGCGCGGTCAACCTCCCCCTGATGACCGACCAGGAACGGCAGAAAGTCGGCACCTGCTACAAGCAGCAGGGCCAGGCTGCCGCCATCACCCTGGGCCACCAGTTGGTCAACGGTGCGGTGAAGCAGCAACGCCTCGACGCCTGGGCGGCATTCGCCCAGGCTCATCCCGACGGCTACCTCTACTGCTTCCGTGGCGGCTTGCGCTCACAGATCGTCCAGGGCTGGCTGCAGGAAGCCGGTATCCAGTACCCCAAGGTGGTGGGCGGCTACAAGGCCATGCGCAGCGTGCTGCTGGAGACCACCCAGCAAGCGGTGCAGCACTGCGACTTCGTGCTGGTGGGCGGCCTGACCGGCACCGGCAAGACCGACGTGCTGCTCCAGCTGGACAACGTGCTGGACCTGGAAGGCCATGCCAACCACCGCGGCTCCAGCTTCGGCAAGCGCGCCACCGCGCAGCCGGCGCAGATCGATTTCGAGAATGCGCTGGCCATCGACATTCTGAAAAAACGTGACCGGGGCATCGGCCAGTTCGTGCTCGAGGACGAAGGCCGTGTGGTCGGCAGCTGCGCGGTGCCGCTGGAGCTGTACCAGGGCATGCAGCGCTATCCGCTGGTGTGGCTTGAGGACAGCTTCGAGCATCGCGTGGAGCGCATCCTGCGCGACTACGTGATCAACCTGTGCGCCGAGTTCATCGCCGTGCATGGTGCAGAGGCCGGCGGCGCGCTGTTCGCCGAACGCATGCGCCAGAGCATGACCAACATCTACAAACGCCTGGGCGGCGAGCGCTTCCAGCGATTGTCGGCGTTGCTCGACCAGGCGCTGGACGAGCAGTTGCGCAGCGGCGACGTGAGCCTGCACCGAGGGTGGATAGAAGGGCTGCTCAAGGAATACTACGACCCGATGTACGCCTACCAGCGTGCGGCCAAGGCGCAACGGATCGAGTTCGCCGGAGACGGGGTGCAAGTGCGTGAGTACCTGAAGGCCCGGGCGCTGCGTGAGCAACGCAGCACCTGA
- a CDS encoding lysozyme inhibitor LprI family protein yields the protein MFKHCLVGAAALLIVAGAQAEDYSPTYTQCMDKASSTLAMGACIQAETQLQDDRLNRVYKQLMAKLDSQQQKDLREVQRTWMKYRDGNCAFHGKLSNGSIYRIEGAMCEMDMSKDRAAELERVLSPGQ from the coding sequence ATGTTCAAGCATTGCCTGGTCGGCGCCGCCGCCCTGCTGATCGTTGCCGGCGCCCAGGCCGAGGACTATTCGCCCACCTACACCCAGTGCATGGACAAGGCCTCCAGCACCCTGGCCATGGGCGCCTGCATCCAGGCCGAAACCCAGTTGCAGGATGACCGGCTGAACCGGGTCTACAAGCAGCTCATGGCCAAGCTCGACAGCCAGCAGCAGAAGGACCTGCGCGAAGTACAGCGCACCTGGATGAAATACCGCGATGGCAACTGTGCGTTCCACGGCAAGTTGAGCAACGGCAGCATCTACCGCATCGAAGGTGCGATGTGCGAGATGGACATGAGCAAGGACCGGGCGGCTGAGCTGGAACGGGTGCTCAGCCCGGGGCAGTGA
- the selD gene encoding selenide, water dikinase SelD, translated as MSEPIRLTQYSHGAGCGCKISPKVLDVILAESGTQALDPNLWVGNASRDDAAVYALDDERGVVSTTDFFMPIVDDPYDFGRIAATNAISDIYAMGGDPLMAIAILGWPVNVLPPEVAREVIRGGRAVCAEAGIPLAGGHSIDAPEPIFGLAVTGVVNKRHLKRNDTASVGCRLYLTKPLGIGILTTAEKKAKLRDQDQGLARDWMCTLNTPGSRFGKLDGVQAMTDVTGFGLLGHLVEVAEGSGLTARLQFAAVPRLPSVEHYLAEGCIPGGTLRNFDSYGHKIGALSDQQKHLLCDPQTSGGLLVAVSPQGEAEFLAVARELGLELAPIGELVERQSHAVEVI; from the coding sequence ATGAGCGAGCCGATTCGTCTGACACAGTACAGCCACGGCGCCGGCTGTGGCTGCAAGATTTCTCCCAAGGTGCTGGATGTAATCCTCGCCGAGAGCGGTACGCAGGCGCTGGACCCGAACCTCTGGGTCGGCAACGCTTCGCGCGACGATGCCGCGGTCTATGCCCTGGACGACGAACGCGGAGTAGTGTCGACCACCGATTTCTTCATGCCCATCGTCGATGACCCGTACGACTTCGGTCGCATCGCCGCCACCAACGCCATCAGCGACATCTACGCCATGGGCGGCGACCCGCTGATGGCCATCGCCATCCTCGGCTGGCCAGTCAACGTGCTGCCCCCGGAAGTGGCCCGCGAGGTGATTCGCGGTGGCCGCGCGGTCTGCGCCGAAGCCGGCATCCCGCTGGCCGGCGGCCACTCCATCGACGCCCCCGAACCGATCTTCGGCCTGGCCGTCACCGGCGTGGTGAACAAGCGCCACCTCAAGCGCAACGACACCGCCAGCGTCGGTTGCCGCCTGTACCTGACCAAGCCACTGGGCATCGGCATCCTCACCACCGCCGAGAAGAAGGCCAAGCTGCGCGACCAGGACCAGGGCCTGGCCCGCGACTGGATGTGTACCCTCAACACCCCGGGCAGCCGCTTCGGCAAGCTCGACGGCGTGCAGGCGATGACCGACGTCACCGGCTTCGGCCTGCTCGGCCACCTGGTCGAAGTCGCCGAAGGCAGCGGCCTCACCGCACGCCTGCAATTCGCTGCGGTGCCGCGCCTGCCCAGCGTCGAGCATTACCTGGCCGAGGGCTGCATCCCCGGTGGTACCCTGCGCAACTTCGACAGCTACGGCCATAAGATCGGCGCGCTGAGCGACCAGCAGAAGCACCTGCTGTGCGACCCGCAGACCAGCGGTGGCCTGCTGGTGGCGGTCAGCCCGCAAGGCGAGGCCGAGTTCCTCGCGGTGGCCCGAGAGCTCGGGCTCGAACTGGCGCCGATCGGCGAACTGGTCGAGCGACAGAGCCACGCAGTCGAGGTGATCTGA